The genomic stretch GTTTGTGTCGCGACTGAGCTTCATCACCCCTCATGCCTGGTTCCTGCGTGGACTCGATGAGCTGGCTTCGGCGTCGGGGACGGTCGTTGATGTTCTTCCTGCAGTTGGGGTCATGCTCGCCATCGGCATAGTGACGGGCTGGATCGGACTGCTCCGCGCCAGGCAACTGGTGGTGGGCCGATGAAGGCGCTCACCATTGCGCGGGTCAACATGACGCGACTTTCACGAGACCGCCTCGGACTGTTCTTCATCGTGCTGCTGCCGTTCATCATCATCGTCGTCATGGGAGCGGCTTTTGGTGGTTCATTCAATCCGCAGTTGGGCGTCCTCGGTCGTGCGGGAGGCTCATTGGGAACCGACCTCCTCGAGACACTCGAGACGGGTGAGGTCGACCTCGTTGAGTTCGACGACGAAGCTGCGCTCATAGACGGGGTGGCGCGCAACCGGGTCGATGCAGGGCTCGTTGTGCCGTCT from Acidimicrobiia bacterium encodes the following:
- a CDS encoding ABC transporter permease; protein product: MKALTIARVNMTRLSRDRLGLFFIVLLPFIIIVVMGAAFGGSFNPQLGVLGRAGGSLGTDLLETLETGEVDLVEFDDEAALIDGVARNRVDAGLVVPSDYSELVHGGGSIELRYYSPPNTFGGTLKQSVEAAIAEQSASVRAARFAAAEGIGDLESNLVMVASLRDLVPGVRVDVRTAGESVFRRFGIERGVGVPG